A genomic region of Pseudomonas migulae contains the following coding sequences:
- a CDS encoding LysR family transcriptional regulator, which yields MLKVEVERLWTHLHWLAILAEQGTYTAAAIRLGVSKSAVSQRIAELEKATGLSLVLRTTRSVRLTDAGNALVRDVRSAYEHIAQSFSDVRDSAGVARGLIRLTAPVAFARQHLIPELAGFFKKYPEVKVQLDVSDQISSIASEGFDLAVRHSNQIPDTHVAWKLCATRSVLVATRSYLEKFGEPQRPEDLVEHNCLFYPRGNDTPAWAFEGDAAVQGEEKRLTVPISGSFATNNSEALRDAALTDLGIALLPDFSAQAGLKSGGLVQVLPTWRVVGAFPEDIYLVRPYSAHVPRAVSVFVDYLRGRFTTGFI from the coding sequence ATGCTGAAAGTGGAAGTCGAAAGGCTCTGGACCCATCTTCACTGGTTGGCGATCCTTGCAGAGCAGGGCACGTATACCGCTGCGGCGATCAGACTGGGGGTGAGCAAGTCAGCGGTGAGTCAGCGAATTGCCGAACTGGAAAAAGCCACGGGGCTGAGCCTGGTGTTGCGCACGACGCGCAGTGTGCGGCTGACCGATGCGGGAAACGCTTTGGTACGGGACGTGCGCAGCGCTTATGAGCACATTGCCCAAAGTTTTTCCGATGTTCGAGACTCGGCAGGTGTGGCGCGAGGACTCATCCGGCTGACGGCTCCGGTCGCGTTTGCACGCCAGCATTTGATTCCGGAACTCGCCGGGTTCTTCAAGAAATATCCCGAAGTCAAAGTGCAGCTTGACGTTTCCGATCAAATTTCCTCCATCGCTTCGGAGGGTTTTGATCTGGCGGTTCGACACAGCAATCAGATCCCGGATACCCATGTCGCCTGGAAGTTGTGCGCGACTCGCTCGGTGCTGGTTGCCACCCGCAGCTATCTGGAGAAATTCGGCGAACCGCAACGTCCGGAGGATCTCGTCGAACACAACTGCCTGTTCTACCCGCGAGGCAACGATACGCCTGCCTGGGCTTTTGAGGGCGACGCCGCCGTGCAGGGAGAAGAGAAACGGTTGACTGTTCCTATCAGCGGCAGCTTTGCAACCAATAATAGCGAAGCGTTGCGTGATGCGGCCTTGACTGATTTGGGCATAGCGTTGTTGCCCGACTTCAGCGCCCAAGCCGGCCTCAAGAGCGGCGGATTGGTTCAGGTGTTGCCAACGTGGAGAGTCGTTGGAGCTTTCCCTGAGGACATTTATCTGGTGCGGCCTTATTCCGCCCATGTGCCCAGAGCCGTGAGTGTTTTTGTCGACTACCTGCGCGGGCGGTTTACGACCGGATTTATCTGA
- a CDS encoding tautomerase family protein gives MPLMKFDVVEGRDDAQLKALLDAAHRAMVVAFEVPERDRYQIVNEHRPSRMIVEDTGLDIPRTKDVIIVSVTSRPRSEASKIKFYELLTQELQTHCNIQPSDVMVSIVINDDADWSFGHGRAQFLTGEL, from the coding sequence ATGCCTCTGATGAAATTCGATGTTGTAGAAGGTCGCGATGATGCGCAGCTCAAAGCATTACTGGATGCTGCGCATCGTGCGATGGTCGTAGCTTTTGAAGTGCCCGAGCGCGATCGTTATCAGATCGTCAATGAACACCGCCCCAGCCGTATGATCGTCGAAGATACCGGTCTGGATATCCCGAGAACGAAGGACGTGATCATTGTCAGTGTCACCAGCAGGCCGCGCAGTGAAGCCTCGAAGATCAAATTCTACGAGCTGCTGACTCAGGAACTGCAGACCCATTGCAATATCCAGCCAAGCGACGTGATGGTTTCCATTGTGATCAATGACGATGCCGACTGGAGTTTCGGCCATGGACGGGCACAGTTCCTGACTGGCGAGCTCTAA
- a CDS encoding LTA synthase family protein, with protein sequence MGWLQSRRLHYWLGATAVAFVLFALLRVVFYFGFSGFDARALSGEGAVLETLGIGFRFDLRLAILVMLPLALLAWIPRWNLVSSRLLRRLARVYVFVAMGALLLIYIVDFGHYAYLGVRINATVLRFIEDAQISRDMVWQTYPVIWISLGWLITVVLVTLALIRLERVTLDRPRKAIHPLSATWGSALMVVLVLLGILGRVENMNLENPVPLRWSDAFFSGNNQVAALGLNPVIFLYDTVKVGQSRYDEAQVREHYPVIAKYLGVDQPDAQTLNFVRHQGPQPYKVSSSRPPNVMFVMLESLGTSAVGAYGNPINPTPNIDRLATQSWFFEHFYVPVTGTAKTVWASISGVPDVTRQETATRNPLITKQHTLINAFTGYEKIYTIGGNSGWANMNALIRQSIDGVRLLEERDWESPVVDVWGISDLDLFKETDKILQALPKDKPFFAYVQTAGNHRPFTIPKSNDGFEVKHPTLAEVQAAGSRSVEQYNAVRLLDFNIGRLMEIAKEGGYYDNTIFVLFGDHNTRIAQIPFLAPAYEQLGLESNAVPMIIHAPGLLGTRTVKEAVGLVDLLPTVAGMAGLEFRNSGMGRDIQQPSPEGERAVPLVLREGTFPLIAGVTQHYMVQMQHDGSSPTLHDLASATPLDNVAGQNPEEFKRLVELTRGMHETSRLMLYQNVRK encoded by the coding sequence ATGGGTTGGCTGCAATCGAGACGTTTGCATTATTGGCTAGGCGCAACAGCGGTTGCGTTTGTGCTGTTTGCATTGCTACGAGTGGTGTTCTATTTCGGTTTTTCCGGTTTCGACGCCAGAGCATTGAGCGGCGAAGGTGCAGTCCTGGAAACCCTGGGCATCGGCTTTCGTTTCGACCTGCGCCTGGCCATCCTGGTCATGTTGCCACTGGCGCTGCTGGCCTGGATTCCGCGCTGGAATCTCGTCAGCAGCCGCCTGCTTCGCCGCTTGGCCCGTGTGTATGTGTTTGTCGCCATGGGCGCCCTGCTGCTGATCTATATCGTCGATTTTGGCCATTACGCCTACCTGGGCGTGAGGATCAACGCCACCGTGCTGCGCTTCATCGAAGACGCGCAAATATCCCGAGACATGGTCTGGCAAACCTACCCGGTTATCTGGATTTCACTGGGGTGGCTGATAACGGTCGTATTGGTCACGCTGGCCCTGATACGTCTCGAACGCGTGACACTGGACCGTCCACGCAAAGCCATTCACCCGCTCTCCGCCACATGGGGTAGCGCATTGATGGTGGTGCTGGTGCTGCTGGGTATCTTGGGCCGTGTCGAGAACATGAACCTTGAAAACCCTGTGCCATTGCGCTGGAGCGATGCGTTTTTCTCCGGCAATAACCAGGTCGCTGCGCTGGGCCTGAACCCGGTGATTTTCCTCTACGACACGGTCAAGGTCGGTCAGTCGCGCTATGACGAAGCGCAGGTGCGTGAACACTATCCCGTGATTGCCAAGTACCTGGGCGTTGACCAGCCCGATGCGCAAACCCTGAATTTCGTCCGTCATCAAGGGCCGCAACCCTACAAGGTTTCCAGCTCGCGACCGCCGAACGTGATGTTTGTCATGCTTGAGTCGCTGGGCACCAGCGCCGTCGGCGCCTACGGCAACCCGATCAATCCGACGCCCAATATCGACCGCCTGGCCACGCAGAGCTGGTTCTTCGAGCACTTCTACGTGCCGGTCACCGGCACCGCAAAAACCGTTTGGGCCAGCATCAGCGGGGTTCCGGACGTCACTCGACAGGAAACCGCGACCCGTAATCCGCTGATCACCAAACAGCACACATTGATCAATGCCTTCACCGGTTACGAGAAGATCTACACCATTGGCGGCAACTCCGGTTGGGCCAACATGAACGCCCTGATTCGACAAAGTATCGACGGGGTTCGTTTGCTCGAAGAGCGGGACTGGGAATCACCGGTCGTGGATGTCTGGGGGATTTCAGACCTGGATCTGTTCAAGGAAACCGACAAGATCCTGCAGGCGCTGCCCAAGGACAAACCGTTCTTTGCCTACGTGCAGACGGCCGGCAACCATCGCCCCTTCACGATTCCCAAGAGCAATGACGGATTCGAGGTCAAGCACCCTACCCTGGCGGAAGTTCAGGCCGCAGGGTCGCGCAGTGTCGAGCAGTACAATGCCGTGCGCCTGCTGGACTTCAACATCGGACGCTTGATGGAAATTGCCAAGGAAGGTGGGTACTACGACAACACCATTTTCGTACTGTTTGGCGACCATAACACCCGTATCGCCCAGATCCCGTTCCTGGCACCGGCTTATGAGCAGCTGGGTCTGGAAAGCAACGCGGTGCCCATGATCATCCACGCGCCGGGCCTGCTCGGCACGCGGACCGTCAAGGAAGCCGTCGGCCTGGTCGACTTGCTGCCAACCGTGGCGGGCATGGCCGGCCTCGAGTTTCGCAACAGTGGCATGGGGCGTGATATTCAACAGCCTTCGCCCGAGGGTGAGCGTGCAGTGCCGTTGGTGCTGCGTGAAGGCACATTCCCGTTGATTGCGGGCGTCACTCAACACTACATGGTGCAGATGCAGCACGACGGCAGCTCGCCAACGCTGCACGACCTGGCCTCTGCGACGCCACTGGATAACGTGGCGGGGCAAAACCCTGAAGAGTTCAAACGCCTGGTGGAGCTGACCCGTGGCATGCATGAAACTTCAAGGCTGATGCTGTACCAGAACGTGCGCAAATAA
- a CDS encoding GlxA family transcriptional regulator, translating into MPFVFESVLKDKNRGYSCTAQKPVKPQAVTRVAFVLLNNFSMMSFTGAIDALVTANLMSETPAFEVLTVGIRSRLVMSDLGIAISADLELSQLPDRIDVLIVAGGLRVKLISDPLLRRKLRNAASLGATMGGLWNGAFFLAEAQLMDGVECAFHPDGRAMMEDVFPKVLVSCRTHVIDRNRITCAGASSSLRMMLELITARQGVSLTHAVEEILSCDQTSEVSGISTVIVDADPTLPQTLKLALELMQKNIEEPLSIDELAECVNISRRQLERRFCRFVGATPTRYYLELRLTRARQLILQSNRPITDIAIATGFCSFANFHMRFRDFFGVAPSSYRATYERRRQVFPHCPGRANDGEHHR; encoded by the coding sequence ATGCCATTCGTATTCGAGAGCGTGCTCAAAGACAAAAACAGGGGCTACTCCTGTACGGCGCAGAAACCGGTAAAGCCGCAGGCGGTGACTCGTGTAGCGTTCGTACTTTTGAACAACTTCTCGATGATGTCGTTTACCGGCGCTATCGATGCGCTGGTGACCGCCAACCTGATGAGCGAGACACCGGCGTTTGAGGTGTTGACTGTCGGCATCAGGAGCCGACTGGTGATGAGCGATCTGGGAATTGCGATTTCAGCAGACCTGGAGCTATCCCAACTTCCGGACCGGATCGACGTTCTCATCGTCGCCGGCGGGTTGCGAGTGAAGCTGATCAGCGACCCGCTATTACGGCGCAAGCTGCGTAACGCCGCCTCCCTTGGCGCGACCATGGGCGGTTTGTGGAACGGGGCATTTTTCCTGGCAGAAGCTCAGCTGATGGACGGCGTCGAGTGTGCCTTCCATCCTGACGGACGAGCGATGATGGAGGATGTCTTCCCCAAGGTGCTGGTCTCTTGTCGAACGCACGTAATCGATCGAAACCGTATCACGTGCGCTGGCGCCAGCAGCTCGTTACGCATGATGCTGGAGCTCATCACCGCCAGACAAGGCGTGTCGCTGACCCATGCTGTCGAGGAAATACTCAGTTGCGATCAAACCTCTGAAGTCTCCGGGATATCGACGGTCATAGTTGACGCTGACCCCACCTTGCCCCAAACCCTGAAGCTCGCTTTGGAACTGATGCAAAAGAACATCGAAGAGCCGCTATCGATCGACGAACTGGCTGAGTGTGTGAACATTTCCCGACGACAACTGGAACGTCGCTTCTGCCGTTTCGTGGGCGCCACGCCCACGCGTTACTACCTTGAGCTGCGCTTGACTCGAGCGCGGCAACTTATTCTGCAGAGCAATCGGCCGATCACCGATATCGCGATTGCGACCGGCTTCTGCAGTTTCGCCAACTTCCATATGCGCTTCCGTGATTTCTTTGGCGTCGCGCCAAGCAGCTATAGAGCAACGTATGAGCGCAGGCGCCAGGTTTTCCCGCACTGTCCAGGCCGAGCAAACGATGGCGAGCATCATCGATAA
- a CDS encoding methyl-accepting chemotaxis protein has protein sequence MQASIEEMGLIADLVAQSSSDIDQLAIQSNDISLIVGVIRGIAEQTNLLALNAAIEAARAGEQGRGFAVVADEVRSLAARTAQSTTEIVALVNAIQSGMVKAKDSMAAGCERVTHGQKLVESAGLSMGRIKGALDESVAAVSFISLSLQEQRAASEQVACNVERVAQSVEENATAQGGIVRTTQELKAMSDGLGVILQRFSF, from the coding sequence ATGCAGGCGTCCATCGAGGAGATGGGCCTGATTGCCGATCTGGTTGCACAAAGTTCTTCGGACATCGATCAGCTGGCGATACAGTCCAACGACATCAGTCTGATTGTCGGTGTGATACGGGGCATCGCCGAACAGACCAATCTCCTTGCCCTCAATGCCGCTATCGAAGCGGCGCGGGCCGGCGAGCAAGGTCGCGGCTTCGCCGTGGTCGCGGATGAAGTACGCAGCCTGGCTGCACGCACAGCCCAATCCACCACCGAAATCGTTGCCTTGGTCAATGCCATACAAAGCGGCATGGTCAAAGCCAAAGACAGCATGGCCGCTGGCTGTGAGCGCGTGACCCATGGCCAGAAACTGGTCGAGAGCGCAGGCCTTTCCATGGGCAGGATCAAGGGCGCACTGGACGAATCCGTTGCGGCCGTCAGTTTCATTTCGTTGTCGCTCCAGGAACAACGCGCCGCCAGTGAGCAGGTCGCCTGCAACGTCGAAAGAGTGGCGCAAAGCGTGGAAGAGAACGCCACCGCCCAAGGCGGGATCGTTCGCACGACTCAGGAACTCAAGGCAATGTCCGACGGACTGGGCGTCATTCTGCAGCGGTTCAGTTTCTAA
- a CDS encoding MmgE/PrpD family protein — translation MQLYSFVQNFSYKDAPLHTRELVKTCLLDIIGVAAGARDNQTSVMLKTYADTHYSANKLSSRLWFDGRAVHPLGAAYAGGFCVDSLDAHEGHFTSKGHAGATVVPAIVALVDAYLGQGKDISGEEFLSALCIGYETALRAGQALMATAPEYHASGAFSGIGVVCAGARLLKLDETTFRHALGIAEYFGPRCPMMRLVSFPTMLRDAHGAGAYAGLNALLMAQLGVTGAPAATVEPLEISTFWQDIGTRWEIDEQYFKPWPVCRWAQPALTAMTDLMRAHPVITAALIETIDVETFHESVCLQGHFPKNADEAQYALAFPLAALIVRGKLGPKEVTGDSIHAPDILSVSAKITLHEAPDLSARFPEEILSRVTVTLKDGTRLTSPTATAKGDPGNPMSSDELAAKYHLLADDSLGTTLSNAIKNSVEALPGSDDCQSFFDLLLSAPKTAA, via the coding sequence ATGCAGTTGTATTCGTTCGTCCAGAATTTCAGTTACAAGGATGCGCCCCTGCATACACGCGAGCTGGTTAAAACCTGCCTGCTCGACATCATTGGTGTGGCCGCCGGTGCTCGCGACAATCAAACCAGCGTGATGCTCAAAACCTACGCTGACACCCATTACTCTGCCAACAAGTTGTCCAGCCGCCTCTGGTTCGACGGCAGAGCCGTACATCCATTGGGCGCCGCGTATGCAGGCGGTTTCTGCGTCGATAGCCTGGATGCACATGAAGGTCACTTCACCTCCAAGGGGCATGCGGGTGCAACCGTAGTCCCGGCTATTGTTGCGTTGGTCGACGCGTATCTCGGTCAGGGCAAAGACATCAGCGGCGAAGAATTCCTCAGCGCACTGTGCATCGGTTATGAAACCGCGTTACGGGCGGGCCAGGCATTGATGGCCACCGCCCCTGAATATCATGCCTCAGGTGCCTTTTCCGGAATCGGCGTGGTTTGCGCTGGCGCCCGCCTGCTGAAGCTTGATGAAACGACGTTCCGTCATGCGCTGGGTATCGCGGAATACTTTGGCCCGAGGTGCCCGATGATGCGCTTGGTGAGCTTCCCGACGATGTTGCGTGATGCCCACGGTGCCGGGGCGTATGCCGGACTGAACGCACTGCTGATGGCACAGCTCGGTGTCACTGGCGCTCCAGCCGCGACCGTTGAACCTTTGGAGATTTCCACTTTCTGGCAAGACATCGGAACCCGTTGGGAGATCGACGAGCAATATTTCAAACCGTGGCCGGTATGTCGCTGGGCGCAACCGGCGCTCACGGCCATGACTGATTTGATGCGGGCACATCCGGTCATCACTGCAGCGTTGATCGAGACCATTGATGTCGAAACGTTCCACGAGTCTGTGTGCTTGCAGGGGCATTTTCCGAAGAATGCGGACGAGGCCCAGTATGCGCTGGCGTTTCCCTTGGCTGCCTTGATCGTTCGCGGGAAGCTGGGCCCTAAAGAGGTCACCGGGGATTCCATTCATGCGCCAGACATCTTGAGTGTCAGCGCGAAAATAACCCTTCATGAGGCGCCTGACCTGTCCGCCCGGTTCCCGGAGGAAATTCTGTCCCGCGTCACGGTTACGCTGAAAGACGGCACGCGTCTTACGAGCCCGACCGCGACGGCCAAGGGTGACCCCGGCAACCCTATGTCGAGTGACGAACTTGCCGCTAAATACCATCTCCTGGCTGATGACAGCTTGGGCACCACACTCAGCAATGCCATCAAGAACAGTGTTGAAGCATTGCCCGGCAGTGATGACTGCCAATCGTTCTTTGATTTGTTGCTGTCCGCTCCGAAAACCGCTGCCTAG
- a CDS encoding sialidase family protein, whose protein sequence is MRIHLCTLPAFGAYVALACLFATAWFTHPAPVHSSFALMSPVRAVADQVAKPIYTSRFASSGLVDFVHSSAVTALPDGSLMSVWFAGTREGASDVQVRSARFDTKTGEWGAEQVLATRDSTQQGTGKYIRKLGNPVIALAPDNRLWLFYVSVSMGGWAGSAVNVMVSDDYGRQWSEPRQLITSPFLNISTLVRSAPVFHADGSIGLPVYHEFLGKFAEYLYLSADGEVIDKFRISHGTNSLQPTVVPLDGQRGIALLRYAGNTHHRVLATRTEDAGQTWSEPYPLDPSNPNSSLAAVATPEHGLLVALNDLQDGRFKLSLYGTDAKMDDWHSLRDLDKSPDPEGDTFSPEAFKEIIGKEFRGSSGALRQPLEAQFLNNLDGRVCKDQVCSFEYEYPYFIRSPDGMYHLVYSWNNTFIKHVSFNDAWLSERVK, encoded by the coding sequence ATGCGCATCCACCTCTGCACCCTCCCTGCCTTCGGGGCTTATGTTGCCCTGGCTTGCCTGTTTGCGACCGCATGGTTCACCCACCCTGCCCCCGTGCATTCATCCTTTGCCCTGATGAGTCCGGTGAGGGCTGTGGCTGATCAAGTCGCCAAACCCATCTATACCAGCCGTTTTGCCTCATCCGGGCTGGTGGACTTCGTGCATTCCTCGGCGGTCACCGCGCTACCGGACGGCAGCCTGATGTCGGTCTGGTTTGCCGGTACTCGCGAAGGTGCATCCGATGTGCAGGTGCGCTCTGCCCGTTTCGACACGAAAACCGGCGAATGGGGTGCGGAACAAGTATTGGCGACTCGGGATTCGACCCAACAGGGCACCGGAAAATATATCCGCAAACTGGGCAACCCGGTCATTGCGCTCGCACCGGACAACCGCCTCTGGCTGTTTTACGTCTCGGTGTCCATGGGTGGCTGGGCCGGTAGTGCGGTCAACGTGATGGTCTCTGACGACTATGGTCGCCAGTGGTCCGAACCACGCCAATTGATCACCTCCCCCTTTCTGAATATCAGCACCCTGGTACGTTCGGCCCCGGTGTTTCACGCTGACGGTTCCATCGGCTTACCGGTCTACCACGAATTCCTGGGCAAATTTGCCGAGTACCTGTACCTGAGCGCAGACGGTGAAGTGATCGATAAATTTCGCATCAGCCATGGCACTAATTCATTGCAACCCACGGTCGTTCCGCTGGATGGCCAGCGCGGTATCGCCTTGCTGCGCTATGCCGGCAACACCCACCACCGTGTCCTGGCGACCCGCACTGAAGACGCCGGGCAAACCTGGAGCGAGCCTTATCCGCTCGACCCATCGAATCCCAATTCCTCGTTGGCGGCTGTCGCGACCCCCGAACATGGGTTGCTGGTGGCACTCAATGATTTGCAGGACGGGCGCTTCAAACTGAGCCTCTATGGCACTGACGCAAAAATGGACGATTGGCACTCGCTGCGGGACCTCGACAAATCACCTGATCCAGAGGGCGATACGTTTTCACCCGAGGCGTTCAAGGAAATCATCGGTAAAGAGTTCCGCGGATCCAGTGGTGCACTTCGCCAACCGCTGGAGGCGCAGTTCCTGAACAACCTTGACGGCCGGGTCTGCAAAGACCAGGTCTGCAGTTTCGAATATGAATATCCGTACTTCATCCGAAGCCCCGACGGTATGTATCACCTGGTTTATTCCTGGAACAACACCTTCATCAAGCACGTTAGCTTCAACGATGCATGGCTGTCGGAGCGTGTCAAATGA
- a CDS encoding MFS transporter, translating into MNAPSPVLIPTANHSERMSTRIAFLIAGLLMSAWAPMVPLVKTRAGLDDGGLGLLLLGLGGGSIVAMPFAGYLTAHYGCRPVVIWATIVLCAVFPLLSTVAWLPGLVIAVVVFGASMGMLDCAMNIQSVIVEKNSGQALQSGFHGLYSVGGILGAGAMTALLTLGLHPLIAALCIVAVVLGALYKAAPALLTYGTERGGPLFAVPRGIVLFLGALCFIVFLTEGAMLDWSAVFLVSSRGLEPSIAGLGYASFAAAMTVGRLTGDAIVSKLGGVRVVALGGLCAAAGMIVSLGIDGWAASLIGYALVGAGCSNIVPVLFTAVGRQQRMPQAVAIPAVISMGYAGILIGPVFIGVVAHLSTLSFALGCVSVLLVFVSATARLLRT; encoded by the coding sequence ATGAATGCGCCATCGCCGGTGTTGATACCCACGGCTAACCACAGCGAGCGGATGTCTACACGCATCGCCTTCCTGATCGCGGGTTTACTCATGTCCGCATGGGCGCCAATGGTCCCATTGGTTAAAACCCGCGCTGGCCTGGACGATGGTGGCCTGGGGTTGCTGCTGCTTGGCCTGGGCGGTGGCTCTATTGTGGCCATGCCCTTCGCCGGATATCTCACTGCACACTATGGATGCCGCCCGGTCGTAATCTGGGCGACGATTGTCTTGTGCGCCGTTTTTCCACTGTTGAGCACCGTGGCGTGGCTGCCTGGCCTGGTCATCGCTGTCGTTGTTTTCGGGGCCAGCATGGGCATGCTTGATTGCGCCATGAACATACAGTCCGTCATCGTCGAGAAAAACAGCGGGCAGGCACTTCAGTCCGGCTTCCATGGCCTTTACAGCGTCGGAGGCATATTGGGCGCCGGGGCGATGACCGCTTTGCTGACCTTGGGCCTGCATCCGTTGATTGCTGCGCTCTGCATCGTTGCCGTCGTTTTGGGAGCGCTCTACAAGGCAGCGCCTGCTTTGCTGACTTATGGCACTGAACGGGGCGGGCCATTGTTCGCGGTGCCCAGGGGGATCGTGCTGTTTTTAGGGGCGCTCTGTTTCATCGTCTTCCTCACTGAAGGCGCAATGCTCGACTGGAGCGCGGTTTTTCTTGTCTCGAGCCGAGGGTTAGAGCCGAGCATCGCCGGCTTGGGCTACGCCTCCTTCGCCGCTGCGATGACAGTGGGCCGTCTGACAGGAGATGCCATCGTCAGCAAACTGGGCGGCGTGCGCGTCGTTGCGCTTGGCGGACTCTGCGCAGCCGCGGGCATGATCGTATCGCTTGGAATCGATGGCTGGGCCGCGTCCCTGATTGGCTACGCGCTGGTGGGTGCTGGATGCTCAAACATCGTCCCTGTGCTCTTTACCGCTGTAGGCCGCCAGCAACGAATGCCACAGGCGGTAGCCATCCCCGCTGTCATCTCGATGGGCTACGCGGGGATACTGATAGGCCCCGTATTCATCGGGGTGGTCGCCCATCTGAGCACCTTGTCATTCGCGCTTGGCTGCGTGAGTGTTCTGCTGGTTTTTGTCAGCGCGACAGCCCGATTGCTTCGCACCTGA
- a CDS encoding CoA-acylating methylmalonate-semialdehyde dehydrogenase: MTHVSDNKEIAQYIHGAHVVGSGVRTQPVYNPATGAVSNHVRLGTSQDIDAAVASAQAAFPAWSNTPPIRRARVLFKFLELLNQNKDALAHLITAEHGKVFTDSQGEVARGIDIVEFSCGIPQLLKGDFSDQVSTNMDNWTLRQPLGVVAGITPFNFPVMVPMWMFPVAIAAGNTFILKPSPTDPSASLFMADLLKQAGLPDGVFNVVQGDKEAVDALLVHPDVKAVSFVGSTPIANYIYETGARHGKRVQALGGAKNHMVVMPDADVDQVVDALIGAGYGSAGERCMAISVAVLVGDVADKVMPKLLERTKALKVLNGSNLAAEMGPIVTPAAHARITGYIEQGINEGAQLLVDGRNFNSADAGEGCEEGFWMGGTLFDHVTPDMRIYKEEIFGPVLACMRVPDFATAVQLVNDHEFGNGVACFTRDGNVAREFSRRIQVGMVGINVPIPVPMAWHGFGGWKKSLFGDMHAYGEEGVRFYTKQKSIMQRWPESIGKGAEFAMPTAK; encoded by the coding sequence ATGACCCACGTTAGCGACAACAAAGAAATTGCCCAGTACATCCACGGCGCCCATGTCGTCGGCAGCGGTGTGCGCACTCAACCCGTTTACAATCCGGCCACTGGCGCTGTCAGTAACCATGTGCGCCTGGGCACCTCGCAGGACATAGACGCCGCAGTGGCCTCCGCCCAGGCTGCCTTTCCCGCCTGGTCGAACACGCCGCCGATCCGCCGGGCCCGGGTATTGTTCAAGTTTCTGGAACTGTTGAACCAGAACAAAGACGCACTGGCGCATTTGATCACTGCCGAACATGGCAAGGTCTTCACCGATTCTCAGGGTGAAGTGGCCCGGGGTATCGACATCGTTGAATTCTCTTGCGGCATTCCGCAATTGCTCAAGGGCGACTTCTCCGATCAGGTGTCCACCAACATGGACAACTGGACGCTGCGCCAACCCCTGGGTGTCGTCGCCGGCATCACGCCGTTCAACTTTCCGGTAATGGTACCGATGTGGATGTTCCCGGTGGCGATCGCGGCGGGCAACACGTTCATTCTCAAGCCAAGCCCGACCGATCCCAGCGCCAGTCTGTTCATGGCTGATTTGCTCAAGCAGGCCGGTTTGCCTGACGGCGTGTTCAACGTGGTGCAAGGCGACAAAGAGGCCGTCGATGCGTTGCTGGTTCATCCGGATGTGAAAGCAGTGTCCTTCGTCGGCTCCACGCCAATCGCCAATTACATCTACGAAACCGGTGCTCGCCATGGCAAACGCGTGCAAGCACTGGGCGGTGCGAAGAACCACATGGTGGTCATGCCTGACGCGGACGTCGATCAGGTGGTCGATGCACTGATCGGCGCGGGCTATGGCTCGGCGGGCGAACGCTGCATGGCAATTTCGGTCGCCGTACTGGTCGGCGACGTGGCTGACAAAGTCATGCCAAAACTGCTGGAGCGTACCAAGGCGCTGAAGGTCCTCAACGGCAGCAACCTGGCGGCGGAAATGGGGCCGATCGTCACCCCGGCTGCTCATGCCCGTATTACCGGCTACATCGAGCAAGGCATCAACGAAGGTGCGCAATTGCTGGTCGATGGCCGCAACTTCAACAGCGCGGACGCCGGCGAAGGTTGCGAGGAAGGCTTCTGGATGGGCGGCACACTGTTCGACCACGTCACCCCGGACATGCGCATCTACAAAGAAGAAATCTTCGGCCCGGTGCTGGCCTGCATGCGCGTGCCTGATTTCGCCACCGCAGTGCAGTTGGTCAACGACCACGAATTCGGCAACGGCGTGGCCTGCTTCACCCGCGATGGCAACGTGGCGCGTGAATTCAGTCGTCGCATCCAGGTCGGCATGGTTGGCATCAACGTACCGATCCCGGTACCCATGGCCTGGCACGGCTTTGGCGGCTGGAAAAAGAGCCTGTTTGGTGACATGCATGCTTATGGAGAGGAGGGCGTGCGCTTCTACACCAAGCAAAAGTCCATCATGCAGCGCTGGCCGGAAAGCATCGGCAAAGGCGCTGAATTTGCGATGCCGACTGCGAAGTAA